The proteins below are encoded in one region of Roseofilum casamattae BLCC-M143:
- a CDS encoding GNAT family N-acetyltransferase, whose product MTVQYSLRWISQISEVPQSEWDALAQPLKTPFLEWDWLQNMEGSGSATARAGWQPCHLTIWRDRSLMLAAPLYIKGHSYGEFVFDHQWANLAYRLGIEYYPKMLGMSPFTPAMGYRFLVAPGEDEESLTELAIAAIDKFCDRHGISGCNFLYVDPQWKTVVEKYGFSPWLHHSSIWHNQNFQSFDDYLQLFNANQRRNIKRERKAITKAGLTLKVHTGEEITHQLLSTMYHFYSYHCDRFGWWGSKYLTKYFFEELYSTYRHRVVLAAAYREGDDGHPVGMSFCITKNDRLYGRYWGSQEELDCLHFNACYYAPIEWAIANGIQRFDPGAGGRHKKRRGFPATAHYSLHRFYDDRLMQIMQTNIDAINEHEQQQIDGINENLPFKSNCEFRQNPY is encoded by the coding sequence ATGACCGTTCAGTATTCCCTTCGCTGGATTTCACAAATTTCGGAAGTGCCTCAGTCGGAATGGGACGCTTTAGCTCAACCGTTGAAAACACCATTTTTAGAGTGGGATTGGTTGCAGAATATGGAAGGCTCTGGCAGTGCAACCGCTCGGGCGGGATGGCAGCCTTGTCATCTAACGATTTGGCGCGATCGCTCCCTCATGTTGGCCGCTCCACTGTATATCAAAGGACACAGTTATGGCGAGTTTGTCTTCGACCATCAATGGGCAAATTTAGCCTATCGTTTGGGTATCGAATATTATCCAAAAATGTTAGGAATGAGTCCGTTTACTCCAGCCATGGGCTATCGGTTTCTGGTGGCGCCGGGTGAAGATGAAGAGAGCTTAACAGAACTGGCGATCGCGGCCATTGATAAATTTTGCGATCGCCACGGTATTTCGGGTTGTAATTTCCTCTATGTCGATCCGCAATGGAAAACTGTGGTCGAAAAGTATGGATTTTCTCCATGGCTGCACCATAGCAGCATTTGGCATAACCAAAATTTTCAGAGCTTTGATGATTATTTGCAACTGTTTAATGCGAATCAACGCCGCAATATAAAACGCGAGCGCAAAGCAATTACGAAAGCAGGATTAACCTTAAAAGTGCATACTGGAGAGGAAATAACTCATCAACTGCTGAGTACCATGTACCACTTTTATAGCTATCATTGCGACCGATTTGGTTGGTGGGGAAGCAAGTATTTAACTAAATATTTTTTTGAAGAACTTTATTCTACCTATCGCCATCGCGTTGTCCTCGCTGCTGCCTATCGCGAAGGAGACGATGGCCATCCCGTTGGCATGTCATTTTGTATTACCAAAAATGACCGACTTTACGGACGCTATTGGGGCAGCCAAGAAGAGCTTGACTGCCTGCATTTTAATGCCTGCTACTATGCACCGATTGAATGGGCGATCGCCAACGGAATTCAGAGGTTCGATCCTGGTGCAGGAGGAAGACATAAAAAACGGCGCGGATTTCCAGCTACAGCTCATTATAGCTTGCATCGCTTCTACGATGATAGATTAATGCAAATTATGCAAACAAACATCGATGCAATTAACGAACACGAACAACAACAGATCGATGGTATTAATGAAAATCTTCCGTTCAAGAGCAACTGCGAATTCAGACAAAATCCATACTAA
- a CDS encoding RibD family protein codes for MKTHSLERPHITAVLAMSADGKIADAKRSPARFGSVADKTHLEQQIARVDGVLFGAGTLRAYGTTLSISNPQLLDGRINTGYDAQPVQIVVSQTAEINPNLRFFQQPVPRWLITTEENATQWQGTRKFNQILTAPTHAGGFYWNSIFLQLSQLDLKQLAILGGGELMASLLAGDWIDEIWLTVCPAIFGGARSPTPVDGLGLSIPKSLELLSARPLRQEVFLHYRVLHDGSRNG; via the coding sequence GTGAAGACTCATTCCCTCGAACGTCCCCATATCACTGCTGTCTTGGCCATGAGTGCTGATGGCAAAATTGCCGATGCCAAACGTTCTCCCGCACGGTTTGGCTCGGTTGCTGACAAAACCCACTTGGAACAACAGATTGCCCGAGTTGATGGAGTATTGTTTGGAGCGGGAACCCTGCGAGCTTACGGTACGACCTTAAGCATCTCTAACCCTCAGTTGCTCGATGGACGCATCAATACTGGCTATGATGCTCAACCGGTACAGATTGTGGTTTCGCAAACCGCAGAAATCAACCCGAACCTGCGTTTTTTCCAACAACCGGTTCCTCGATGGTTAATTACGACAGAAGAAAATGCAACTCAATGGCAAGGAACCAGAAAATTTAATCAAATTTTAACAGCTCCCACTCATGCCGGCGGATTTTATTGGAATTCGATCTTCCTCCAGCTCTCTCAACTTGATTTAAAACAGTTAGCCATTCTCGGAGGAGGAGAATTAATGGCGAGTTTGCTGGCAGGAGATTGGATTGACGAGATATGGTTAACTGTGTGTCCGGCGATCTTTGGAGGTGCTCGGTCTCCAACTCCGGTTGATGGTTTGGGATTAAGCATTCCCAAGTCTCTAGAATTATTGTCCGCGCGTCCCCTGAGACAAGAAGTTTTTTTACATTATCGAGTTTTACATGATGGGAGCAGAAATGGTTAA
- a CDS encoding RNA polymerase sigma factor SigF, with translation MTTSASQEIKNSTINLLCAYQKNPSLKLRNQIVQHNIGLVRKEAHHWMHQCNEGFDDLLQVGCIGLIRAIERFEIKKGHAFSSFAIPYIRGEIQHYLRDRSNAVRIPRRWLTMQRQAETTIRSLHTQLNRYPNDLEIASAMGISVNEWHEVKLASKNRSLLSLDAPVSDEGEQSTSLGELVPDRRYNSFQLAMEDRIRLQQALVQLENRTRQVLEFVFLHDLTQKETAERMGISSVTVSRQVKKGLENLKNLMGTEL, from the coding sequence ATGACCACTTCAGCATCCCAAGAGATCAAAAACAGTACGATTAATTTACTCTGTGCGTATCAAAAAAATCCCTCGTTGAAACTACGCAATCAAATTGTGCAGCACAATATTGGGTTAGTGAGAAAAGAAGCTCACCATTGGATGCACCAGTGCAATGAAGGATTTGACGATCTATTGCAAGTCGGATGTATCGGCCTGATTCGCGCCATAGAGCGGTTTGAAATCAAAAAAGGTCATGCGTTTAGCTCCTTTGCCATTCCCTACATTCGTGGCGAAATTCAACATTATTTGCGCGATCGCAGCAACGCCGTTCGCATTCCCCGACGCTGGTTAACCATGCAGCGACAAGCAGAAACAACGATTCGCAGCCTCCACACTCAACTCAATCGCTATCCGAACGATCTGGAAATCGCCAGTGCCATGGGAATTTCAGTCAATGAATGGCATGAAGTGAAACTCGCCTCGAAAAACCGCTCCTTGCTCAGTCTCGATGCTCCAGTGAGTGACGAGGGAGAACAGTCCACCTCTCTCGGAGAACTGGTTCCCGATCGCCGATATAATAGTTTCCAACTGGCGATGGAAGACCGGATTCGCCTGCAACAAGCCTTGGTACAACTGGAAAATCGGACTCGACAAGTTCTCGAGTTTGTCTTTTTGCACGACCTGACTCAGAAGGAAACTGCCGAGCGCATGGGGATTAGCTCGGTGACCGTCTCTCGTCAGGTCAAGAAAGGATTGGAGAACTTGAAAAATCTGATGGGAACAGAACTGTAG
- a CDS encoding MORN repeat-containing protein yields the protein MPIARHPSCSPMIRFTQTFGLFCLTALSLSSFSIILDSNRAIAQLGGDSIGTPEEELTPICTPSIADGIAKCNYPGGDNYQGELRSGLPHGRGVYVYATGDRYQGMFLNGKPNGQGLLIKVDDSRLEGVFENGVLTTGRAVFPDGKYYEGTFDLVTNVSTNVTSSQPDGRGRFVYPDNSRYEGEFFAGQPFGKGALLRPDGTRCQGQFFNENLDANVQCVFPDGSRYEGEVRGGIPHGKGTLISPSGQRTSGRFREGKFAN from the coding sequence ATGCCGATCGCACGCCATCCCAGTTGTTCGCCAATGATTAGATTCACTCAAACATTTGGATTGTTCTGCTTAACTGCACTGAGTCTGAGTAGTTTCAGTATTATTCTGGACTCCAATCGGGCGATCGCCCAACTTGGCGGAGATTCAATTGGTACGCCAGAAGAAGAATTGACTCCAATATGCACTCCCAGCATTGCTGATGGAATTGCCAAGTGCAACTATCCTGGAGGGGATAACTATCAAGGAGAATTACGCAGCGGACTTCCTCATGGAAGAGGAGTTTATGTCTATGCAACAGGCGATCGTTATCAAGGAATGTTTCTTAATGGCAAACCTAACGGTCAAGGCCTGTTAATTAAAGTTGATGACTCTCGCTTAGAAGGGGTCTTTGAGAACGGAGTGTTAACTACAGGACGAGCCGTTTTTCCCGATGGTAAGTACTATGAGGGAACTTTTGACTTAGTGACCAATGTTAGTACTAATGTCACCAGCAGTCAGCCAGATGGGAGGGGAAGGTTTGTTTATCCCGATAACAGTCGCTATGAAGGAGAGTTTTTTGCCGGTCAACCTTTTGGCAAAGGAGCGCTTCTTCGTCCTGATGGGACTCGCTGTCAAGGACAGTTTTTTAATGAGAATCTGGATGCGAATGTTCAATGTGTCTTTCCCGATGGAAGTCGGTATGAAGGAGAAGTTAGAGGCGGTATTCCTCATGGCAAGGGAACCTTAATTTCTCCAAGCGGCCAGCGGACTTCCGGACGGTTTCGCGAAGGGAAATTTGCGAACTAA
- a CDS encoding lasso peptide biosynthesis B2 protein, whose protein sequence is MDWLKLALRKGNSFSQLDRGARGLVLQALVLLLFVALSLKTSGLKVTQNRLGYWLPAQVNGDRPNEDEREQLERVRAIAQSVRIAAKYCQPWAKCLQKSLVLWSLLTRQGIESDLRIGVRRESGEFQAHAWVEWQGFALNDARDVRDRYSTFEHPIQNKSARSV, encoded by the coding sequence ATGGACTGGTTGAAGTTAGCCCTGCGTAAGGGAAATAGTTTTTCTCAGTTGGATAGAGGCGCTCGCGGGTTGGTCCTGCAAGCATTGGTTCTCCTCCTTTTCGTTGCTCTTTCCCTGAAGACTTCCGGACTCAAAGTAACTCAAAATAGATTAGGCTATTGGTTACCCGCTCAAGTTAATGGCGATCGCCCAAATGAGGACGAGAGAGAGCAGCTCGAGCGCGTGAGAGCGATCGCTCAGTCGGTTCGCATTGCGGCTAAATACTGCCAACCTTGGGCGAAATGCTTGCAAAAATCTCTGGTTCTCTGGAGCTTACTCACTCGACAAGGGATCGAGAGCGACTTGCGCATTGGCGTTCGGCGCGAAAGTGGAGAATTTCAGGCTCATGCTTGGGTAGAATGGCAAGGGTTTGCTTTAAATGATGCTCGAGATGTGCGCGATCGCTATTCTACCTTCGAGCATCCGATCCAAAACAAATCTGCGCGATCGGTTTAG
- a CDS encoding PqqD family protein, with protein sequence MLQFASDRKVSVAPDVMAQDLAGESVLLNLQTEEYFGLDDVGTRIWQNLTEKDSIQSAIDALLTEYDVEQEQLQHDVDTLIAELLDHGLVEVSPA encoded by the coding sequence ATGCTGCAATTTGCCTCGGATCGAAAAGTATCGGTAGCTCCTGACGTGATGGCTCAAGATTTGGCAGGGGAGTCAGTTTTACTCAACTTGCAAACGGAAGAATATTTTGGTTTGGATGACGTGGGAACGCGGATCTGGCAAAACTTAACCGAAAAAGATTCAATTCAAAGCGCGATCGATGCCTTATTAACAGAGTATGATGTAGAACAAGAACAGCTCCAGCACGATGTCGATACTCTCATTGCCGAATTATTAGATCATGGACTGGTTGAAGTTAGCCCTGCGTAA
- a CDS encoding dolichyl-phosphate-mannose--protein mannosyltransferase gives MSIHRSLTFFPPLPWFRLGLVAIWIIALCLRFWGLSRFNTLVFDEVYFAKFAQDYLSRNELFDGHPPLGKYAIALGMWISDRISMPQNFPSNDLTGMVRSTFSYRWFNALTGSFIPLIVAAITEQLYPRRSYGLLAAGLITLDGLFLVESRYGLINIYLVLFGLLAHYLALLGLRSQNPSAKAKNAIAFTLSGMSFGLCAAVKWNGLGFWLGWMALVFIANLRQKIQEKRERQNSNLWFDRIPTISIWKIGLYWIILPYIVYAIAWIPHLQLNPDYNFWENQQQLLGYHQSVGTGSDIHPYCSSWLSWPLLLRPIAYYYQTANNEQLIFDVHAFGNPLLWWSASVAIAILLPTIFLSKKSPILSSLALYLTINYAANWLPWSLVSRCTFLYHYMSALIFSILALALICDRSLASDRLHHKLLAISSVTLFAIAFIFWLPIYLGLPLTPQEFHWRMWFNGWI, from the coding sequence ATGTCGATTCATCGTTCGCTAACTTTTTTTCCTCCGTTACCATGGTTTCGCCTCGGGTTAGTCGCCATTTGGATAATTGCGCTGTGCCTGCGTTTTTGGGGACTGAGTCGATTTAATACTCTGGTATTCGATGAAGTTTATTTTGCCAAATTCGCGCAAGACTATTTATCCAGAAACGAATTATTCGACGGTCATCCACCTCTGGGAAAATACGCGATCGCACTCGGAATGTGGATTAGCGATCGCATTTCCATGCCTCAAAATTTCCCGAGCAATGACTTAACCGGAATGGTGCGATCGACGTTTAGCTATCGTTGGTTCAATGCCTTAACCGGCTCCTTCATTCCCTTAATCGTTGCTGCCATTACCGAGCAACTCTATCCCCGGCGCAGCTATGGCTTACTCGCCGCTGGATTAATAACTTTAGACGGCTTATTTTTAGTCGAATCCCGCTATGGTTTAATCAATATTTATTTGGTTTTATTTGGCTTGCTCGCCCATTATTTGGCTTTGCTCGGACTGCGATCGCAAAACCCATCGGCAAAGGCAAAAAATGCGATCGCATTTACGCTCTCCGGCATGAGTTTCGGACTCTGTGCCGCCGTAAAATGGAATGGTTTGGGCTTTTGGCTCGGCTGGATGGCACTGGTTTTCATCGCTAACCTACGACAGAAAATACAGGAAAAACGAGAAAGACAAAACTCTAATTTATGGTTCGATCGGATTCCCACAATTTCGATATGGAAAATCGGACTATACTGGATTATTTTACCTTATATTGTTTATGCGATCGCCTGGATTCCGCACCTACAATTAAATCCCGATTACAATTTTTGGGAAAACCAGCAACAACTGCTCGGCTATCATCAGAGCGTGGGAACCGGTTCCGACATTCATCCCTACTGTTCCTCCTGGTTGAGCTGGCCCTTATTACTTCGTCCCATCGCCTATTATTATCAAACGGCAAATAACGAACAACTTATTTTCGACGTTCACGCCTTCGGAAATCCTTTATTATGGTGGAGCGCGAGTGTTGCGATCGCAATCTTACTCCCAACAATTTTCCTATCCAAAAAATCCCCAATTTTATCCTCTCTTGCTCTCTACCTAACCATTAACTATGCTGCCAACTGGCTCCCCTGGAGTTTAGTCAGCCGCTGCACCTTTCTTTACCACTACATGAGCGCCCTAATTTTCTCCATCTTAGCCTTAGCTTTAATTTGCGATCGCTCTCTCGCTTCCGATCGTCTTCATCACAAATTACTCGCTATTTCCAGCGTAACACTATTTGCGATCGCCTTTATTTTTTGGCTCCCTATCTATTTAGGATTGCCCTTAACTCCCCAAGAATTTCACTGGCGCATGTGGTTCAACGGTTGGATTTAG
- a CDS encoding GNAT family N-acetyltransferase: MTVTPLKLSEYRQVAELLIMAFGDRPNARYMFRTQGEKRDRQIRLFFESIVEFYRKTNKTILGIKEGDRVIGAAIIEKPQEELSRFELLRLLVQWGWQFGLPTVWRISRLISEIGNVKIPEPNYYLIYLVVHPQDRGRGHGRDLLEAVHDLSQSDPISTGTMLDTEVEHNVELYQYFGYCTYTKIHLENNLIRMMFRPDS, from the coding sequence ATGACAGTAACACCCTTAAAACTATCCGAATATCGACAGGTTGCAGAATTACTGATTATGGCATTTGGCGATCGCCCCAATGCGCGTTATATGTTCCGAACTCAAGGAGAGAAACGCGATCGACAGATACGTTTATTTTTTGAATCTATAGTCGAGTTTTATCGAAAGACAAACAAAACAATTTTAGGAATTAAAGAAGGCGATCGCGTTATTGGTGCTGCCATTATTGAAAAACCCCAAGAAGAATTATCCAGATTCGAGCTTCTGCGTTTGCTCGTACAATGGGGATGGCAATTTGGGTTACCCACAGTCTGGCGAATCTCGAGATTAATTTCGGAGATAGGAAACGTGAAAATACCCGAACCGAATTATTATTTGATCTATCTGGTCGTACATCCTCAAGATCGAGGTCGAGGACACGGCCGAGACTTACTCGAAGCCGTCCACGATCTCTCTCAATCCGATCCCATATCGACGGGAACGATGTTAGATACTGAAGTCGAACATAATGTTGAGCTATACCAATACTTTGGCTATTGCACTTATACCAAAATTCACCTGGAAAATAACCTCATTCGTATGATGTTTCGTCCCGATTCTTAA
- a CDS encoding TolB family protein has translation MIHQRRSHFLSLLVLASSLVGCSYPQVLAEPYDPGGRSINSAYTESHPHSAGRYVTFVSDRGLSQDIYLYDRVDRQLIDLPGLNSLDTIASHPDVSADGRYIVFAGNRQGKTDIYLYDRSLRQTRNLTGSLNTQVQNPVLNADGSRIAFEANAKGQWDIFVYNRLGERVNR, from the coding sequence ATGATACACCAGCGGCGATCGCATTTTCTCTCTCTACTGGTACTCGCAAGCAGTTTAGTCGGGTGCAGCTATCCGCAAGTGTTGGCCGAACCCTACGATCCGGGAGGACGGAGTATTAATAGTGCTTATACGGAGTCCCATCCTCATTCTGCCGGTCGTTATGTGACGTTTGTTTCCGATCGCGGTTTAAGTCAAGATATCTATTTATACGATCGCGTCGATCGCCAATTGATCGATCTTCCCGGTCTCAATTCTCTCGATACTATCGCCTCTCATCCCGATGTGTCCGCAGACGGTCGTTATATTGTCTTTGCCGGAAATCGTCAGGGAAAAACAGATATTTATTTGTACGATCGCTCCCTGCGACAGACTCGTAATTTAACCGGTAGTTTAAACACGCAAGTGCAAAATCCAGTACTGAATGCGGACGGTTCTCGTATTGCCTTTGAAGCCAATGCCAAAGGTCAATGGGACATTTTCGTCTACAATCGATTGGGGGAGCGAGTGAATCGATAA
- a CDS encoding DUF2358 domain-containing protein: MEIIEILQQDYQRFPDNPSYEIYAPDVYFKDPMTEFRGCDRFREMVSLMERWFLDIKMDLHDIKQEGQTIHTQWTLHWNTPLPWKPRISIPGSSQLEINSDGLIISHIDTWDISKFAVLKQHFFPVRQ, translated from the coding sequence ATGGAGATTATTGAAATTCTGCAGCAAGATTACCAACGGTTTCCAGATAACCCCAGTTATGAGATTTATGCACCGGACGTGTATTTTAAAGACCCGATGACTGAGTTTCGCGGATGCGATCGCTTTCGAGAGATGGTCTCGTTGATGGAACGCTGGTTCCTCGATATTAAAATGGATTTGCACGACATTAAGCAAGAGGGTCAAACCATTCACACGCAATGGACGCTCCACTGGAATACTCCTCTACCCTGGAAACCGCGCATCTCAATTCCCGGATCGAGCCAGTTAGAGATAAATTCAGACGGTCTAATTATCTCCCATATCGATACCTGGGATATTTCTAAGTTTGCGGTGCTCAAACAACATTTTTTCCCGGTACGTCAGTAA
- a CDS encoding DUF3493 domain-containing protein encodes MASENMASQSPPPHSRQKSALSPEKYARLKAEAKAPYRGLRQFIYVTLGASGLLGMFVFLAKLATGEEIGTTLGNLALQVGVVALMIWLFRLEQKAKSRK; translated from the coding sequence ATGGCTTCTGAAAATATGGCTTCCCAGTCTCCCCCTCCTCATTCTCGGCAAAAGTCGGCACTCAGTCCAGAGAAATATGCTCGTTTAAAGGCAGAAGCGAAAGCACCGTATCGCGGATTGCGTCAATTCATTTATGTTACCTTGGGAGCATCCGGTTTGCTGGGAATGTTTGTGTTTTTGGCTAAACTAGCCACGGGAGAAGAAATTGGCACCACGTTAGGGAATTTAGCCTTACAAGTTGGGGTGGTTGCACTGATGATATGGCTGTTTCGTCTGGAACAAAAGGCGAAGTCAAGAAAATGA
- the rnhA gene encoding ribonuclease HI, whose amino-acid sequence MIVDGLIEPERKVESVYTDGACLGNPGPGGWAVVVNFTDGSVYEMGGAEAQTTNNRMELQGAIAALRLVVASGQTDAVTVFTDSEYVRKGITQWISGWKKKGWKTSQGKPVQNQDLWENLDRLNSKMVLWEYVPAHTGDRDNERCDTIAKAFASGSSPNLKQPNDSDKLSNCSPRTEQNALQSTNVALNSSMTDVSASSNLSSSEGMENLPRDVRVTQLRNLIETLRIADEVAKQGYLIASSELADLMDVNASAVTSRGDRWAWRNWVVSRVRREGNQILWQLERVD is encoded by the coding sequence ATGATTGTCGATGGCTTAATCGAACCCGAACGTAAAGTGGAAAGCGTCTATACCGATGGCGCTTGTTTGGGCAATCCCGGCCCGGGGGGATGGGCTGTAGTTGTTAACTTTACCGACGGCTCCGTGTACGAGATGGGAGGAGCGGAGGCACAGACTACGAATAATCGGATGGAATTGCAGGGTGCGATCGCCGCTTTAAGACTCGTCGTGGCTTCCGGACAAACGGATGCAGTGACTGTCTTTACCGATAGCGAGTACGTGCGCAAAGGCATTACCCAATGGATTAGCGGATGGAAAAAAAAGGGATGGAAAACCTCCCAAGGCAAACCCGTACAGAATCAGGATTTGTGGGAAAATTTAGACCGGTTAAACTCGAAGATGGTGTTGTGGGAATACGTTCCTGCCCATACCGGCGATCGCGATAACGAACGCTGCGATACAATCGCTAAAGCCTTTGCCAGTGGCAGCTCTCCGAACCTAAAGCAACCTAACGATTCCGATAAGTTATCCAATTGTTCTCCCCGAACCGAGCAGAACGCGCTACAATCCACCAATGTTGCTTTGAACAGTAGCATGACAGACGTAAGCGCCTCTTCTAATCTTTCTTCCTCCGAAGGGATGGAGAATTTGCCCCGCGATGTGCGAGTGACCCAACTGCGAAATCTGATTGAAACCCTGCGCATTGCTGATGAAGTAGCCAAACAAGGTTACTTAATCGCCAGCTCCGAGCTGGCCGATCTAATGGATGTGAACGCCAGCGCGGTAACCAGTCGCGGCGATCGCTGGGCCTGGCGCAATTGGGTAGTCTCCAGAGTCCGACGGGAGGGCAACCAAATCCTATGGCAACTGGAACGAGTTGACTAG
- a CDS encoding lysophospholipid acyltransferase family protein → MTTNPHSMRADGWSLDDRNPEQIKRWLPAWELLYRYYFRVQTSGWENVPAKGPALFVGSHNGGLAAPDMHMMLYDWFRHFGVERPAYGLMHPHMWTINPPLAREAVAMGAVRAHPRMAIAALQRGASVLVYPGGAQDVFRPYSQRDRIYLAGRKGFIKLALRENVPIVPVISHGAHDTLMVLADIYPLMKQLHQWGMPWLYGLDPQVFPIYLGLPWGLGFGPLPNIPLPVRIHTRVCEPIRFASYGREAAGDRDYVNACYDRVANQMQRDLDRTIETVASGVS, encoded by the coding sequence ATGACGACAAATCCCCATTCCATGCGTGCTGATGGATGGTCTCTCGACGATCGCAACCCGGAACAAATTAAACGCTGGTTGCCCGCGTGGGAACTGTTGTATCGCTATTACTTTCGCGTGCAAACTTCCGGTTGGGAAAATGTTCCTGCGAAAGGCCCGGCATTATTTGTTGGGTCTCATAACGGCGGATTAGCGGCTCCTGACATGCACATGATGCTGTATGACTGGTTTCGTCATTTTGGCGTCGAACGCCCGGCCTACGGTCTCATGCACCCCCATATGTGGACGATTAATCCTCCTCTCGCTCGAGAAGCAGTTGCCATGGGAGCCGTACGCGCCCATCCGAGAATGGCGATCGCCGCTTTGCAACGAGGAGCGAGCGTTTTGGTCTATCCGGGGGGAGCGCAAGATGTGTTTCGTCCGTATTCACAACGCGATCGCATTTACCTCGCGGGACGGAAAGGCTTCATTAAACTGGCATTGCGAGAAAACGTGCCGATCGTTCCGGTGATTTCCCACGGCGCTCACGATACCCTCATGGTGCTCGCCGATATTTATCCGCTGATGAAGCAACTGCACCAGTGGGGAATGCCCTGGTTATACGGTCTCGATCCTCAAGTCTTTCCAATCTACCTCGGACTGCCTTGGGGACTTGGATTTGGCCCCTTACCCAATATTCCGCTACCCGTTCGGATACATACCCGCGTATGCGAACCTATTCGATTTGCATCCTATGGACGAGAGGCCGCAGGCGATCGCGATTATGTTAACGCCTGTTACGATCGTGTCGCGAACCAGATGCAACGAGACCTCGATCGAACGATCGAGACCGTCGCTTCTGGAGTGTCCTAG
- a CDS encoding glutathione S-transferase family protein, producing the protein MLELYQFELSQYSEKVRLILDYKELEYRTIEVTPGVGQLELFRLSGQRQVPVLKDGDTIVADSTAIALYLERQYPDKPILPADARERGLCLMMEEWADESIGIKSRKALYGGLSQDQSFRTSVLPDPVPDFVKMLVGSVPKELFEVLGYGVGAGPDEVKAARDSLQQDLEALSLMLVDGDRPYLISDRPTLADLTVAGLSITIKLPEGNYLNLPDSLKGKGIPGLADNPSYQPFFEWRDRLYAEVRKSSGSRPSGSSPTAIEIE; encoded by the coding sequence GTGCTAGAACTATACCAATTTGAATTATCCCAATATTCAGAAAAAGTTAGACTCATTCTCGATTACAAGGAGTTAGAGTACCGTACCATCGAAGTGACTCCAGGGGTCGGGCAGTTGGAGCTATTCCGTCTTTCCGGACAGCGCCAAGTTCCGGTGCTCAAAGATGGAGATACGATCGTGGCTGATTCTACGGCGATCGCGCTTTATTTGGAGCGCCAATATCCGGATAAACCCATTCTGCCTGCCGATGCGCGGGAGAGAGGGTTATGCTTGATGATGGAAGAGTGGGCGGATGAGTCCATTGGGATAAAAAGTCGCAAGGCGCTATACGGTGGTTTGAGTCAAGACCAAAGTTTCCGGACTTCTGTATTGCCCGATCCGGTTCCAGATTTTGTGAAAATGCTAGTCGGATCGGTACCGAAAGAATTATTTGAAGTATTGGGATATGGCGTGGGAGCGGGACCTGATGAAGTGAAGGCTGCTCGCGACAGTTTGCAGCAAGATTTAGAAGCTTTAAGTTTAATGTTAGTTGATGGCGATCGCCCGTACTTAATTAGCGATCGTCCCACTCTCGCCGATCTGACGGTTGCGGGGTTGAGTATTACGATTAAGCTTCCCGAAGGTAATTATCTCAATTTACCCGATTCTTTGAAAGGAAAAGGCATTCCCGGACTTGCCGATAATCCATCCTATCAGCCATTTTTTGAGTGGCGCGATCGCCTGTATGCTGAGGTGCGCAAATCTTCCGGTTCTCGTCCGTCGGGTTCCTCTCCCACGGCGATCGAAATTGAGTAA